A window from Hemicordylus capensis ecotype Gifberg chromosome 2, rHemCap1.1.pri, whole genome shotgun sequence encodes these proteins:
- the MBLAC2 gene encoding acyl-coenzyme A thioesterase MBLAC2, which produces MSALEWFAHKSLGGGIYWIQERFYESGNRANIWLVRGSQRDVVIDTGLGLRSLPDYLYLAGLLGTDPAQGDEGQQQGRGEDEEESGASGRRRPLLAVATHVHFDHSGGLHQFEEVAVHSAEAAALRRGDNYETVTWLSDSEVVRQPSPGWSARQFRVRPVQPTHILQEGDVISLGDRQLTVMHMPGHSRGSICLHDRERKILFSGDVVYDGSMIDWLPYSRINDYVATCQRLIELVNRGLVEKVLPGHFNTFGAERLYRLASNYISNAGVCHKVSTCAMRSIASLALRATNSRVTS; this is translated from the exons ATGTCGGCGTTGGAGTGGTTCGCGCACAAGTCCCTGGGCGGCGGCATCTACTGGATCCAGGAGCGCTTCTACGAGTCTGGCAACCGGGCCAACATTTGGCTGGTGCGCGGCTCGCAGCGGGACGTGGTGATCGACACGGGGCTGGGGCTGCGCAGCCTCCCGGACTATCTGTACTTGGCTGGGCTTTTGGGCACCGACCCAGCCCAGGGCGAcgaggggcagcagcagggccgcGGGGAAGACGAGGAGGAGTCGGGGGCCAGCGGGCGGCGGAGGCCGTTGCTAGCGGTGGCGACCCATGTGCACTTCGACCACTCGGGCGGGCTGCACCAGTTCGAGGAGGTGGCCGTGCACAGCGCCGAGGCCGCTGCGCTGCGCCGCGGAGACAACTACGAGACCGTCACTTGGCTCTCGGACAGCGAGGTGGTGCGGCAGCCCAGTCCTGGCTGGAGCGCCCGGCAGTTCCGAGTGCGGCCCGTCCAGCCCACGCACATCTTGCAGGAGG GGGATGTCATCAGCCTTGGTGACAGACAGCTCACTGTCATGCATATGCCTGGCCATTCAAGAGGAAGTATTTGTTTGCATGACAGAGAACGGAAGATTCTGTTCAGTGGAGATGTTGTATATGATGGCTCAATGATTGACTGGCTTCCCTACAGCAGGATAAATGACTACGTTGCAACCTGCCAGCGACTAATAGAATTGGTGAATAGGGGTCTTGTGGAGAAAGTTCTTCCGGGGCACTTTAACACATTTGGAGCTGAACGGCTGTATCGTTTGGCTTCCAACTACATTTCTAATGCGGGGGTTTGTCACAAAGTTTCTACATGTGCAATGAGATCAATTGCTAGTCTCGCACTTCGGGCAACAAATTCTAGAGTCACTTCATAG